In a single window of the Octopus sinensis linkage group LG1, ASM634580v1, whole genome shotgun sequence genome:
- the LOC115209540 gene encoding protein FAM200A-like, which produces MLKRFLSEHHIPLTNSIACASDGAPSMVGRHRGFSSLLKREISHQILTVPCVIHRQHLVAKNINGWLNDPLLLVIKTVNKLKSNSLSDRIFRQLCLDNDDDFVRLLYHTEVRWLSKSNCVVRFVKLFHVIISFSESTLLSASLIAAKRDIFCLSDIFTKFNDLIKLLQGKQKILVDCKSFITAFISKLVLYKINISKRQLHQFLQLDSLKD; this is translated from the coding sequence atgcTTAAGCGTTTCCTTTCTGAACATCATATCCCTCTCACCAATAGTATTGCCTGTGCGTCTGATGGGGCCCCTTCCATGGTTGGAAGACACAGAGGTTTTTCATCTCTCCTAAAGCGTGAAATTTCTCATCAGATTTTAACAGTTCCTTGTGTGATACACCGGCAAcatttagtggcaaaaaatatCAATGGTTGGTTGAATGATCCGCTGCTGTTGGTCATCAAAACTGTGAATAAGCTGAAATCAAATTCCTTGTCTGATCGAATTTTCCGTCAACTGTGtctggataatgatgatgactttgtAAGGCTTCTGTACCATACCGAAGTACGATGGCTGTCAAAGAGCAACTGTGTTGTTCGCTTTGTTAAACTGTTTCATGTGATCATATCTTTCTCTGAAAGTACTCTTCTGTCGGCTTCATTGATTGCTGCAAAGCGCGATATTTTTTGTCTGAGCGATATATTCACTAAATTTAATGATTTGATTAAGTTGttgcaaggaaagcaaaaaattcttGTCGACTGTAAATCATTTATCACCGCCTTCATTTCGAAATTGGTCctgtataaaataaacatttccaAACGTCAATTGCAtcaatttctacaactggattcTTTGAAAGATTAA